The following is a genomic window from Panthera uncia isolate 11264 chromosome B4, Puncia_PCG_1.0, whole genome shotgun sequence.
AAACAGAACACATAGCTTTTAAAAGGCATGCAGGCACATCATATATGTTGATAAAGAACTTTAGAGTACATTCTTTTGTCTTAATCCCATTTAATTCCATAATTTAAAAGTAACAATGCACATGATTAAAAGTAGAAAGGATtcagaaatacataaagaataagTAGAAgtgttccttctttcttcccatgCTATATCCTGGGAAGTAGCCATTTGTCAACAGTTGGGTATTTTACCCATCTGTAGCTAATTTCTATATTCTCTGATATAATTTAAGGTATATAACATTGGAAAAGGGCATATTACTTTGATACcacttgtatttttaaagggtatacatatgtttatatgcaaaaattttttttgaatttaaaaactgtaGGATAGACTggaattttactttcattttgtgctttttttttttcactttgtgctTCTGATTGAATCTTTTACTGTGAGCAcataatgcttaaaaaaaattttttttaatgtttatttattttcgagagagacagagacagaatgtgagtgggttaggggcagggagagagggagacacagaatctgaagcaggctccaggctctgagctgtcagcacagagctgacgtggggctcgaactcacgagctgtgatatcatgacctgagctgaagtcggatgctcaaccgactgagccacccatgtgcccccacaaaatacttttttaacaaaaatttgaacatttgtttttcaaaattgaaaacaaattttaaaagatgagcaTCCATTATCATGGATTTGACCATCAGATAAGGGACAGAGTTTGTTTAAGGCTGTGACTTTAATTCATGATGTGTTTTTTGGTAAGTCCCTTTCATTTCTCAACTTGTAAATTCAAGATAATATAACTCAAAAAGATAATCTTAAAAACCTTTGAGGTTTTGGGTTGAATGATGACTGATATAAGAGTATTACTCCCGAGAGACTGTTCAAAGCAGTTTTGGTATCCACTATTCAACTCTAtctagaggaaaaggaaatttgaCCATAGCTATCTCAGCTACTGACAGATCTGGTGAAGCATGGTATTTACAGGCCAACTCAGAAGCCACAACATGGGCTGTCCCCTTTGTTCTCTCATAGGCCAAAGAGATCCAatcaacagaacaaaaatcaCAACGACAAATCTTCCTAAAGTTTCCTATctagaaattctaaaatataaagggCTGTGTTCCTAAAGGGACAAAAACTCTCACTGTACCATGTTATTTCACAGCAACAAAAAACATCACAATGCCCATTGTCATTGCTCATAAATGATGTCCAAATGTCATAAAGatattttggcattttctttatttttcaagcaACTGTGCACacccagagtttttttttttttttaactaagtctTTGTTATTAATGTCACTAATGTtactttatatttgaatattgttttgcattttacaaaatacattcaCATTCCTTACCTCATTTGACTTACCTCATTTGAATAAAGCCCTTTCAAATGATTTGCTTTCTGAAAAGGGCTTCTGAGGCTTCTCTTTAAAACCACTAAATTTTGCTCAGTTTTGTTGTTCTATAGAAAGTTTAGCATATGACATAAAACCAGTAGTCAAGATTTAGCTGAAGAAAGACCACATGACAGATGAGAGACTTGGGTCAAGTTCCAGCCTTCCCTTTTCTAGTAAAGgacaatataaaatttttttacaatatcTCTAACAAAGAAAGGTCCAATTAAAACTTCAATAAGCCAAACAGACCTTTGACTTTCAAGACTCAGTGCGGCTTTGAATTTTATAGTCACTCAACAAACCTTTCCTGAGTATGTTCTTTGTGCATAGCCATGGTGAAGTATGATATTTGTTCTCCATTTTAGGCAGGAAGAAGCTTCGACTGTTCGAATACCTTCATGAATCCCTGTGTAATCCTGAGATGGCATCTTGTATTCAGTGGGTAGATAAAACCAAAGGCATCTTTCAGTTTatgtcaaaaaacaaagaaaaacttgcccaactttgggggaaaagaaaaggtaacCGGAAGACCATGACTTACCAGAAAATGGCCAGAGCACTGAGGAATTATGGAAGAACTGGGGAAATCACGAAAATCCGGAGAAAACTAACTTACCAGTTCAGTGAAGCTATTCTCCAAAGACTCTCGCCATcttatttcttagaaaaagagATCTTCTACTCACCCTATGTTCAGCCAGAGcaagggtttctcagcctcagtaaCTGGAATGCAAATTATAATTGTACATATGCTGATTACCATGAGTTAAGCCACCCTGACTGCTAAGTTTTCTCTTACATTTCATGATTTCCTGACATCCCTACCAACCTGAAATCCCTACCAATTTCAGGATTTTTCTCTTAAAGCAaacactgaaaaggaagaaacaattaacttcattgtttcttttaaataacatataatcTCTATagtcatgatgaaaaaaaaatctgccagtAAACAGATTTAAGTTTAAATGACCAAGTCCTATTTGAAAGCATAGACTAAATGTCCTTGCTCTTACTTTTGTCTATGCAATTCTTCTAGATAAACAATGCTGGTAGAGATGATTTGACTCATTGATTTAAACATTGTTTTCCTGTCATACActcaagccaaaaaaaaatcacttgtaaTATATATCTGATGGCTTtagtgacaaaataaaataattgcatataATAGTCTTCATGCTAAAATATACTCATgactttaaaaactatatattttttctgcacTTCAGACTTTATGTGGCACTAAAGAAATGATCTAAGGATCTAAGGAAACTGCCACCTACCTTAATGATAGTAGAACACCAAAGCTTACACTTCCCACAAATCATTTCCTGGCGTTTCTCCCCTAGGGTAGATCCAGGAGCTAACATTTCTTGTTATCCTGCCACTCAGCCACAAGGAGGTGATCTTGCCTTGTCATCTTTCTGGATCAACTTTGAAACATGACCTCCTCTTTGAATTAGCCCAGCTAAGACCCGACTGGAACAAttggacaaaaagaaaagaaaaaaaaaaaaaaaaaaaaaaaagacttgttaaAGAATAGAGACTAGCAAATAAATACAGGGAGGAACGAGGATTTAGAAAGTCTGACTTGAAAGCTATGGTATATTCTCAAGATCCCATCagtaatgaagaagaaagaaacgcTGGGAAGAAACCCTGTTTCTTACTTCCTGCTTGGCAGGTTCATACATACCCATCTGTATTTCCACGACATAGGAGACCTTCCTAGACTACTTGGGCCACCTTCAGTCCAGGCCAACAGGGCCCAGCTGGCTGGCCAAGAGCTTCCAGAAGCCTACCCTATTTGATTTGcagattttccctttttctttgtgtcctcctGGTGCCTTTCATCCCTCAGGGATTAAGAACATGGCAGACCCAGAGTGACTAAATGAAGGCTAACGACATTGGCCATCTCCACGTGTAGTCTGGGCTtctgttatagactgaatgtttgtgtcctccgaaaaatcatatgttgaaacctaatccccagtgtgatggtatttggaggcgGGTCTTTGAAAGGTAATTAGGTCAGAGGGTGGAGCACTCAGGAATGGGATTGGTGCCTTATAAAAGAGAttcagagagctcccttgcccctgcAGCCTTATGAAGACACAACAAGAAATGGCCtcccatgaaccaggaagcaggctttcaccagacactgaatgtgctggtgccttgatcttggacttcccagcttcctgaactgtgagaaataaatttctgttgtttgtaagccacccaatttatggtattctgttatagcaacCCAAATGGACTAAAACAGTTTCAATCAGTGTTAACCTTAAAGGTAGGATCCAGCATTTATGCTCTTTCTCCTACAAAGAAATATGctctataaattaataaaaaacataaattttaccaGAGATTGCAAAGAGGAAATGGTGAAGAGGTTTTACTATACAGATCATTCAGTCAACAACTTACTAAAATCTCAACATTTTACTTCTCTCTATAGCCCCTCCTACACCCAATGCCAGCTTGAGGGGTTCATCTTGACAATTCTCCCCCAGAAGTCCCCAGTCAGCTCCAACTGTGTTTTGTACTGTTCTACAAAGTAGCTTTCTCTTGGGCAGAAACCTGGGTTCTGCCTTTTACCCAAAGTGGGCTGACCAAAGGCCATTTTTACAAGTAGGTCCTTATGAAGACATGCTCATTCCAGTTGCTCAAAGACTAAAACCTCTATATATTGTGTGAAATGTGCCCTATTTCAAACAAAGTGTTACTCCCTACCATCACCGAAGGACAGGGTAGAGATACTTGTTAGGCTCCATTCATGCTCCTTCATTTCCGGGTATATGGTATCCCATCCTTTATCTTATCACTGTCAGCTGGCTGAAAGGCTCAGTTAAATTCTCCAGTGAGAAGGTATCCAGTGCTAAGTGAAACAGACATGGCTTTCTCTGTCATGAAGCTtcatttctattaatatttaattatagatTTATAAGTTCTATTAATATTTAATCAAAACTTACCTAAAGGCTGACTGATGAGTAATTTATTGGTTGATTTGGCACACATATATTTGTAAAGTATGTAAAGTGCATTAATGTGGCagcattaattatattttacctGCATAGATTGATGCATACACCCACTTAGCCATCTTCTAGATTAAGATTAAGAATGCTTCCAGCATCTCATAAAtttctctcacttcctttctCAAGATCTGCCCACCTTCTTGAAcatcatgtaaatggaatcatacagtgtgtactcttttgcatttgctttcattttcctcaatATAATATTTATGAAGTTCATCAGTGTTGCTGGATGTAAaaggaatttattctttttcattgcttttcagctcctgaggtttatttatttatttatttatttattttgagcgagagagggagacagagagggagagaacaagtgggggaggagcagagagagaaggggacagaggatctgaagcaggccatGGCTGACAGTcaaatgaggggcttgaactcacaaaccccgagatcatgaccccaggtgaagttggccacttaactgactgagccacccaggcaccccttcagctCCTGATTTTTAAAGGACAGCGCctgaaatcttttctttaatctctagactttataatataaaatggaTGCTAAATATTCTCACACTTACATGGATAGTGTTCCTTTATTATCAAACATCATTGATACCTGTCCTCCAAGAGTTGGAATGATGTACACCTTCATATAACcacaatttaaatttatatttagatattttggtttatatatttttatccaaCTCATATAATCTGGATGaaatttgattttgtattttgatgcTACAGATTCTGATAATGAAGCTATTAATATAAAATAGGCTTTACTCCTTTTTCATGGATTTATGAaagttaatgaaaacatttttaacaactaAAATGAACCTTCTTTCTTCAAGTTTGCTATCCCCCAAATCAAAGCTGAGGATACCCTATGTGTTTGCCTTTGCAATATGGTgaaaagttattttgaatttGACGGATGGCTGTCTCTGTAATTTAAGCCTGGATGGATTTTAAGAGCAGTGGGTAGATACTAGAGATAAAGGGGGCTGTAGGTAGGGATTGTGTGTACTTTGTCAGGGGAGAACAGTGAGGCATCCCATAAATGTGTGAAACAGACTGCCTCAGGGATTGTCAGGAGTAGCCCTGACTTACCTAGGCCATGAACTAGTTAAATAAAAGACTAAGCATAGAAGAAGAATCTGGAGCAAGTAGGTTTTTCTCAGTGGGCCCCAGGATCAGAAATCCACATATAGAGAGCAGCACACGAATGTTTCAATGGTGACCTGATGAGTCAGCCATTGGTGTCAAAGAAGTCGATGTGGTTCAAATATGAGAAATTTGCAAATTGTGCAAGAGCAAAGCTTTGTACAATGTTTGGATCTGCTATCAGAGATAGCTTTATTCCGGACAGCTGTGGAAGCTAGTGAAGATTCTCTTTGATAAGCACATTCAACCAGGATTTGTAATGGAGGATTAATCACCAAAAGGCCAGTGAGTTCATATGCAGCTTAAGTGAGCAAACAGAATTTcctataataaacattttatgatatatgtgaacaaataaaatttcctttaacaATCGTGTTTTATATAAGCAATCAAATTATAGCAAGTCATGTGTTGAGAGGTCACATTTACAAGTTTTAGAGTCTCTTGGACCCTTGGGAGTCTCTTGTTATCTCTTGGAACACTTTGCTTCATATCAATAACTCTTAGTAAAAGCAGGGACACTCTGGGCTTCAAGTAACAAAAAACCCTGACTCAAACTCGtttaaatgataagaaaattTACTATGTCACAGAACAAGAAGTCCAAAGGAAGAGTGAGCCACCACCATGATACATTATtgttctgatttcattttctggtgagtcttttgtttctccttcttgCCATGGCTTCTCCTTAAGTTTGCTTTTTCTAAGAGTAAAATGACAACTGCAGGTCCAGCTACATCTCAGCACAGCACATGTCCAGCAACAGAGAGGGCCACTTCTTCCAGTGTCCTCTTTACAGTAAGGGGGAAACTTTCTagaaccctccctccccccagaatATCTATGCTTATGTCCTATTGTCCATGCCTGGAATCCTTGCTCAAGCCTAAATCATTCACTGGCAAAGGGAAAGGGACCACTGGGACTGCTCAGATGAAATAGACTTTAATCCTGGAAGAGGAAAAAGGTCATGATCCCTTGAGTCACAGAAGAGAGGGATGAATCCCTGAATAAAACTAGTGTTTTGCCTGAAGAGAGAGTAACGGACATTCAGTGGAAAACCAACAATTTTTGCTACAGTCCACCACTTTGATTGTCCAATGTTTCTACATACACTTAAAAGGTGTTCataccttggggtgcctggctggctcagtcagtagagcatgtgactcttgatctcacagtcacaagttcaagccccacattgtatgtagagtttactttaaaaaagaaggaaaaggtgtCCATGCCTTTATTGAAATTATTCACATACTGCCTAAGGGGAACTAATCTTAAACCTCATCGAGTTATTACATCCAAGTCCAAGATTGTTGGATAATGTAGTTTTAATATGTCCTATTATTATTTAGACATGGTAAAGCCAGTAGATCTGGAGCTGAGTGCCACTGAAGAGATCATTTATTTCACTCTCAGGTACGAGAGAGTATACATCATGCCAAGGAGGCTACATGGAGAAGCACGAGGGTCAGTCATGAGGCAGATGAAGGGGGAACTTGTGGGTAAGAGGCTTTATTATGATTTGTGCAAGAAGAAATGGGTAAGGCAGGTGAACAGGTTTaagattggctagtttgaataatttagTGGGGCAAAGAGGCTTCCCCTAGTTGCCTGGTGCCTGGCGCTGGGGTGTTTAGGATGGGTATATAGTGGCCCAGAACATGAGAACCTTATAAGGGAAGTAGTTGGGTGTAGACTCTGGATTGGTtggcttttatttaaaatcacacCCCAGGGAGGACTCCCCCTGGAAGGGGATGGTGTAGGTAACAAGGGAGGCAGTTGGCTAAGGTCAGGTAACTCAGGCATATTGCTGGGTTGTCCAGAAAAGCCTATGTCTGGCATATTCATGCAGGGCAGACATTGAAGCATCAAGTTTACGGAAGCTATTAATACAAATGcttatttgtttcctttgatcCATGACTGTGTTTGCTCTTCATGGTTCAGCAGTAACTATAATATAAAGTCTGATTGGGAAAGGGCAAGAGCAGAAAACAACTCCCAGTCACTTCCCCTTAACACATATCTTAACCAAACTATACAGGAATGGTGAGACTCCCGCCTGGGAGAGGAGTAAATTCCTGTCAGTCAATGAGGCTGACCCTATTTCCACTCTTTTCAGGGAATGCCCTTCATCATGTCCTTCATAATCTCTGGGTCTGCCTCTTAGGATAatcttcctgtttattttttctatggcCACACCTGAAATAGGCATTTGAAAGATGTGCTTTCTTAGTTCTGAGCAGCAGTAAGTTATTACAAGTCCAGAAGTCTGAGATTGCCAATCCCACATTTTAGCATTTGCTACTGACAACACCCTACTTCCTGGTACTGAATTTTGAACTTTTAGTTGTAGCTAACCGAAATCAGCTTTTGAAGCTTTAATCACTGAAGTATTCACTGggatttattgaaatatattgcTTACAGAATTTCTGAGGAAGCTAGAGAACAAGCAGCCAGTCATTAAGCCCTAAACCACATCAAAGGTCTGTCCAAGTGAGGACATCGCTGCCACTGTTACCAATTACTAGATGCCTCAACTTTATGTCATCTCACATGTCACTGAAAAGAGCTACCATAGCATCACTGTTGCCCCCAGAATCTATCTTGCTGCAGCCATTGCATTCAGTTGCAGCAAGACAGTTATCTGCCATCCCGGCTTCGGTAAACCTCTAGATCCTCATTCACATTCTGGGAAGGGAACTTCTGATTGGCTCATGCTTGGTCATGTGCCCGTACGTGACTGCAAAGAAAAGGATTATCTGGAAATTtcggttattatttttttaagcttatttatttattttgagaggggcgaggggaagagagagagggagagatagaatcccgaGCAGGGGACGCAGGGTTCAATCCCGcaaaccggaagatcatgacctgagctaaaatcaagagtcagtcgcttaactgactgagccatccgggcgtcCGTGGAACTTTCAGTTCTTATACTGAGAGATTGTTTCGGCATCCTATCAAGACTGCTAAGGTCAAAAATTCCCCAAACATAGGATGGGGTTCAGATGCTGGGCAGCCAAAAGAATGACAAAATTCATTAGAATTTTTAACTACAGCAATAAGAATCAGAGCATGTATAGTTTACTTTTAAAGACCTTTGCTCTGCCTGGATAGTCTCCAAAAATGCTCTTTGTTCTTGGTTGTTTTGTGCTCATAGGAATTTAAATAGTCTCTAAACAACTTTTCCTTATCTTTCTGAAAAGACAGTTTCAGCACAGCATTTAAATtctccaaatataaaataaaaattttaacttataacTGAAGCTAAATCTAAGAAATTAAAGTCTATAATGTCTAACTTTCACAATATGGAGGCTTTATTcatatctgttttcctttgttcagagatttcttaaaatgttccAGTTTCATTGGGATTAAGTTTGAAGAACTCAAAATAATATAATCAACCAGTCACAACTATATAAGATAACCGATACTGATTTTTCCCCAAGAGTATTTTCCGGTTGCCACAGCTTGCTTTGAGGATGTAAGCGGTACATTGGGAGTATACAAAGTTTAACAGCCCCTTAGGAACAGCTCTCAATCAATGACAGATAGGAGTTGGTAAATACTTACCTCTGTCTCTTCATCCCATAGTTGGAATAATTCTGAGAAATGTTCTTCATTTGTATGAGGACAATGCTCCTCCAATGACGACTGACGTTCCTCATTTGAATGACACTCAGTTGTATCAATTCTGGATGACAGCAGTGGAGATAGGAGATAGAATTTACTGGAATACTAGTATgtttcctgtctcctttctccctctttccttttctgtttcaggCAGACTATACCATGAGTCAAGGTGGGTGTTAGAagccccattttgtagatggagAAATTGATACtagaagaatttatattttctaaagtcAACCTACTAATGAATGTCTTATTGTCAATTTGAACTCAGGTTCAAATTCTTTCTACTATGCCATAATGTCTGCTGATGTAAAGAGTATCTTAGTTATGCCTTGATACAGGTTCTCTCCTGTGTCAGTGCTAGATCTTCATAGCATTATTGTTGTGCAGAAAAGCCTTTGCTAAGTTTATTCAATGCTATTAATAAAAACGATATATAAAATAACCACCTACTTTCCATCACTGTTGATGGGAGTGTATATTAGTATACTTTTGGAAAATAGTGTGATGGTATTAATCAGTCTTAAATCCACATAATTAAagtcagtatattttaaaaattttatcatggCACTCATGTACAGAACTTAAGCTTTAAGTAGTTCTAAAAAGTTTATAATGAAAAACAGTAGTAaggctgctctctctcttcttccagagTTGCTCTTGAGAGCCAACAACTTCAAATTTTTTAgctatttcttttacatttatgacACATGTCTAAATAAATTCTAGTGCTACTATTTCTTGGTTTCCCAACTTTAGATAATATCAGTTAACATTACCAGCCTGCCAATCTCCTGTGCTGGGTCCACACTTACAGGATATCAGGCTTCCTCTCATTTTGCTAAGGAACATCTTCAAAGAACTTCTCGATATAAGTTTACAACAGGTTAATAATGTTTAGTCCATGTATGTATAAAACATCTTCATTTTATCCTTATACTTTATTTGTAGTTTGACAGGGTAGTGAATTCAAGGTTAAAAACCAGTTTCCTTCTGGATTTGGAAGGCATCTCTCCCTTGCCTTCTcacatttagttttgagacaccATGTGACCTTCAGACAGtagctccttttctttccttttggaacATTTTTGGGCCTCCTTTTATATCTGGGTAATTCTGAGATTTCTTGATGTGTTCCCTGGCATgagtatttttaaacatattatggGACCTTTTAAACCTAGAGACTGTGCTTTTCAGTTATaggatatttttcttgttatttctttgataatttcctcattttcttggACTCTCATTTTAGAGATCCTAACCATTAGATTCTGTGAATTGATCCTGTAAGtctttttattcctcttctatttttcagctattttattctactttctggAATACTTTAACTTTGTATTCCAACTCTtcaattaaattgtattttatatattacattttattttatttttttcttttaatgtttatttattcttgagagaaagacagagcgtgagcaggggaggggcagagagagtgggagacacagaatctgaagcaggttccaggctctgagctgtcctcacagagcccgacacagggctcgaactcacagaccgcgagatcatgacctgagctgaagtcagacacttaaccgactgagccacccaggagcccctatattacattttaaatagccaaatgttatatctttttttcctgtttcattttcacTATATCTTGCTTTTATTCTATGGGTGCATTATCCTCTACTACCTCTCTaaagttatttaatttataagttttcttccatttccagcataatttcctttctttccaagtACGCCCCTctactttatttgttttcctatttacTTCTCCTTCTGTCTTATGTTTGTGACTTTCTTCAAATGTCTGATGATTCTGGTC
Proteins encoded in this region:
- the SPIC gene encoding transcription factor Spi-C isoform X2, coding for MACVEQDKLGQAFEDAFEVLRQHSTGDLPYSPDYKNYLAFINHCSHIRGNSNCYGMLPAEEPVYNWRTVINSAADLYFEGNIHQSLPNIPENQLVQPSVLHQKGGKGRKKLRLFEYLHESLCNPEMASCIQWVDKTKGIFQFMSKNKEKLAQLWGKRKGNRKTMTYQKMARALRNYGRTGEITKIRRKLTYQFSEAILQRLSPSYFLEKEIFYSPYVQPEQGFLSLSNWNANYNCTYADYHELSHPDC
- the SPIC gene encoding transcription factor Spi-C isoform X1, producing the protein MQACVEQDKLGQAFEDAFEVLRQHSTGDLPYSPDYKNYLAFINHCSHIRGNSNCYGMLPAEEPVYNWRTVINSAADLYFEGNIHQSLPNIPENQLVQPSVLHQKGGKGRKKLRLFEYLHESLCNPEMASCIQWVDKTKGIFQFMSKNKEKLAQLWGKRKGNRKTMTYQKMARALRNYGRTGEITKIRRKLTYQFSEAILQRLSPSYFLEKEIFYSPYVQPEQGFLSLSNWNANYNCTYADYHELSHPDC